The Nitrosospira lacus genome window below encodes:
- the yjgA gene encoding ribosome biogenesis factor YjgA produces the protein MQKKPINDFGQNSEPDLLPSKTRRKQEMHALQDIGEQLVLLDVKRLTELALPEALTDAILEARRIHKHEARRRQMQYIGKLMRDVDAVPILEKFNVWNGATVQHTVRLHLLERWRDRLLADEQAFAELARNYPHADLQHLRALARNAPKEKLANKPPRSFRALFQELQKIIPEESGKVDTDNVAADEGWGH, from the coding sequence ATGCAAAAAAAGCCGATCAACGATTTTGGGCAGAATTCAGAGCCCGATCTCTTGCCCAGCAAGACCCGCCGCAAGCAAGAAATGCATGCCCTGCAGGACATTGGCGAACAATTGGTGCTGCTCGATGTCAAGCGACTGACCGAGTTGGCTTTGCCGGAAGCGCTCACAGACGCCATACTCGAAGCCAGACGGATACATAAGCATGAAGCCCGCCGCCGGCAGATGCAATATATCGGCAAATTGATGCGCGACGTTGATGCGGTACCTATTCTGGAAAAGTTTAATGTATGGAACGGCGCAACCGTGCAACATACCGTACGGCTTCACCTGCTGGAACGCTGGCGCGACCGCCTGCTTGCGGATGAGCAGGCCTTCGCAGAACTTGCGCGAAACTATCCTCACGCTGACTTGCAGCATTTGCGCGCGCTCGCGCGCAACGCTCCTAAGGAGAAACTCGCGAACAAGCCGCCCAGGAGCTTTCGTGCGTTATTTCAAGAATTGCAGAAGATCATTCCGGAAGAATCCGGGAAAGTCGATACAGACAATGTGGCGGCAGATGAAGGATGGGGGCACTGA